In Lacrimispora indolis DSM 755, a genomic segment contains:
- a CDS encoding extracellular solute-binding protein, with amino-acid sequence MEQETLKVLAVADPAVEGYLDEELGILKGYGGRVDFHIVPWADYYPMMMKAFAGEADYDIVMVAGHLWLRDFVEKGYLSELDFEEEDILPVIAEEMRYKGKAYLSPSFCDGHMILYRKSLLHQVLGKELENVITPQEYIETAKAYKEACGKQAVAMKADQSEIFTDALPFLRMYGGDAYDLHGTAACGKEETVKGLQSYVELKTCAVDGTEAFGNGEIALAIREKRAAMAVTWSGQMGEVFKKGCLEPWDLGFCTFSTAWNVTWSFGICLSSGKKKAAEEFLKYLRSPEVDGKVGKKSGAPVRRGSYLEGAGECPWFPVQQKMMELAKPLPRLSKAGEKNGVFYEKIFEAFTGKKTAQEAMREAGQAIDSMI; translated from the coding sequence ATGGAACAGGAAACGCTTAAGGTTTTGGCAGTGGCAGATCCGGCAGTAGAAGGCTATCTGGATGAAGAACTGGGAATATTAAAGGGGTATGGAGGAAGAGTAGATTTCCATATCGTTCCCTGGGCGGATTACTATCCCATGATGATGAAGGCATTTGCAGGGGAAGCAGATTATGACATTGTCATGGTTGCGGGCCATTTATGGCTTCGCGATTTTGTAGAAAAGGGATATCTTTCTGAGCTTGATTTTGAGGAGGAAGACATACTTCCTGTCATTGCAGAGGAAATGAGGTACAAGGGAAAGGCATACTTGTCTCCCTCCTTTTGTGACGGCCATATGATTCTTTACCGCAAGAGCTTGCTTCACCAGGTCTTGGGAAAGGAACTTGAAAATGTCATAACACCCCAGGAATACATAGAGACGGCAAAGGCTTACAAGGAGGCCTGCGGGAAGCAGGCAGTGGCAATGAAAGCTGATCAGTCTGAAATCTTTACCGATGCACTTCCCTTTCTCCGCATGTATGGAGGAGATGCTTATGATCTTCATGGAACAGCGGCCTGCGGGAAGGAAGAAACGGTAAAAGGGCTTCAGTCTTATGTGGAATTGAAAACTTGTGCAGTTGACGGCACGGAAGCCTTCGGAAACGGGGAAATTGCGTTGGCTATCCGGGAGAAAAGAGCGGCAATGGCTGTCACCTGGAGCGGTCAGATGGGGGAAGTTTTTAAGAAAGGCTGTCTGGAACCGTGGGATCTGGGATTTTGTACCTTTTCTACGGCCTGGAACGTGACCTGGTCTTTTGGGATCTGCTTAAGCTCAGGGAAAAAGAAAGCTGCAGAGGAATTTCTTAAGTACCTCCGGTCCCCAGAAGTGGATGGAAAGGTGGGAAAAAAGAGCGGAGCTCCCGTAAGAAGGGGGAGTTATCTGGAAGGAGCCGGGGAGTGCCCCTGGTTTCCGGTGCAGCAAAAGATGATGGAGCTTGCAAAGCCTCTCCCCCGTTTATCAAAGGCAGGGGAGAAAAACGGTGTTTTTTATGAAAAAATCTTTGAGGCATTTACCGGAAAAAAGACGGCACAAGAAGCTATGAGAGAGGCCGGTCAGGCAATTGACTCTATGATATGA
- a CDS encoding EutN/CcmL family microcompartment protein: MILGTIMGTVVSTRKCKSLVGFKLLLVEPYYGDKKDIFVAADTIGAGIGELVLVTTDDTTQYALDRSAPVDAYIVGIVDAPPQPGK, translated from the coding sequence GTGATATTAGGAACAATAATGGGAACAGTGGTTTCCACGAGAAAATGCAAAAGCCTGGTTGGGTTCAAGCTTCTTTTGGTAGAGCCTTACTATGGAGATAAGAAGGATATTTTTGTGGCTGCCGATACCATAGGTGCAGGAATTGGGGAACTGGTACTGGTAACCACCGATGATACCACCCAATATGCGCTGGACCGTTCGGCGCCGGTAGATGCCTACATTGTGGGCATCGTGGATGCGCCGCCTCAGCCGGGGAAGTGA
- a CDS encoding phosphate propanoyltransferase yields the protein MENREELIQKVTSLVLENWKRLSTRPFQVPVGISARHVHLSREHVEMLFGTGYRLTPSKALSQPGQFACEEQVAVCGPAGTLPKVRILGPERKQSQVEVASSDCRVLGIQPAVRSSGDLKGTPGILLKGPKGEVLLTEGVIIADRHIHMTPEDARWFGVLDQDRVSVVVNGPKGGELGQVLIRVTRDSKLDFHVDTDDANAFQLKQGQWVTIRKEEAR from the coding sequence ATGGAAAACAGGGAAGAACTGATTCAAAAGGTAACCTCACTGGTCCTGGAAAACTGGAAGAGACTGAGTACACGGCCCTTTCAGGTTCCTGTAGGAATCTCGGCAAGGCATGTGCATTTGTCCAGAGAACATGTGGAAATGCTTTTTGGAACCGGTTACCGGCTGACTCCCAGTAAGGCTTTAAGCCAGCCGGGCCAGTTCGCCTGTGAAGAACAGGTGGCTGTCTGCGGCCCGGCGGGAACCCTTCCTAAGGTGAGGATTCTTGGGCCGGAGAGAAAGCAGAGCCAGGTGGAAGTGGCTTCCAGTGACTGCAGAGTTCTGGGAATACAGCCAGCCGTAAGATCGTCAGGAGACTTAAAGGGAACTCCCGGAATACTGTTAAAAGGGCCAAAAGGAGAGGTGCTTCTGACAGAGGGAGTCATCATTGCGGACCGCCATATCCACATGACGCCGGAAGATGCCCGGTGGTTCGGGGTATTGGATCAGGATCGGGTAAGCGTTGTGGTCAATGGACCAAAAGGCGGTGAACTGGGTCAGGTGCTGATCCGTGTCACCCGTGACAGTAAGCTGGATTTCCATGTGGATACAGATGACGCCAATGCATTCCAGCTGAAACAGGGACAGTGGGTGACCATTAGAAAGGAAGAGGCTAGGTGA
- a CDS encoding BMC domain-containing protein: protein MAEAAVKKGMLALGMIETRGLTASIEAADAMLKAADVEMVGTEKIGSGLVSVMVQGDVGAVKAAVEAGEEAASRVGEVVAVHVIPRPHNSIGGILPFLK from the coding sequence ATGGCAGAGGCGGCAGTAAAAAAGGGAATGTTAGCATTGGGAATGATCGAGACAAGGGGACTTACGGCCTCCATCGAGGCGGCAGACGCCATGTTGAAGGCAGCGGATGTTGAAATGGTAGGGACCGAGAAGATAGGCTCAGGACTGGTATCCGTCATGGTCCAGGGAGATGTGGGAGCCGTCAAGGCGGCAGTGGAAGCAGGAGAGGAAGCAGCCTCCAGAGTGGGAGAGGTAGTAGCGGTTCATGTGATTCCAAGACCCCATAATTCCATAGGCGGAATCCTTCCGTTTCTTAAATAG
- a CDS encoding BMC domain-containing protein translates to MKTNRNAIGVLEVNYYANTVVVVDQALKAAEVEIVSCHKKLGGRMCHTVLAGETSAVRAAVEAAREAGRMVGDENVKVSVSIENPHPEVLKLLNMIDRHESEKDSAEAEEEQRRNKEEN, encoded by the coding sequence ATGAAAACGAACCGAAACGCCATAGGGGTTTTAGAAGTTAATTATTATGCAAATACCGTTGTGGTGGTGGACCAGGCTTTAAAGGCGGCTGAAGTGGAGATCGTAAGCTGCCACAAGAAGCTGGGAGGCAGGATGTGCCACACGGTATTGGCGGGTGAGACCTCCGCGGTCCGTGCCGCCGTGGAAGCGGCCAGAGAGGCCGGGAGGATGGTGGGAGACGAGAATGTGAAGGTGTCCGTTTCCATCGAAAACCCTCATCCGGAAGTGTTGAAACTTTTAAATATGATAGACAGGCATGAGAGCGAAAAGGATTCTGCAGAAGCAGAGGAAGAACAACGCAGGAATAAGGAGGAAAATTAA
- a CDS encoding BMC domain-containing protein: MASTSIGLIETRGLTASIEAADAMLKAADVELVGTEKIGSGLVTVIVTGEVGAVKAATEAGSEAASRVGELVAVHVIPRPHQDIAKILPKVKG, translated from the coding sequence ATGGCATCTACATCAATTGGATTAATTGAAACAAGGGGGTTGACCGCATCCATCGAAGCGGCAGATGCAATGTTAAAGGCAGCGGACGTTGAGCTTGTGGGGACCGAGAAGATCGGCTCCGGCCTTGTAACCGTTATTGTAACCGGAGAGGTAGGCGCGGTGAAAGCGGCCACCGAGGCAGGCAGTGAGGCGGCTTCCAGAGTGGGTGAGCTGGTGGCAGTCCATGTGATCCCAAGGCCCCACCAGGACATTGCCAAGATTTTGCCGAAAGTCAAAGGGTAA
- a CDS encoding BMC domain-containing protein, protein MAIGFLECAGYGAVLYAMDKACKAANVRIIGIDTINPKDATAFIPLTAQVKFEGGIDDVKEACEVAKRAALKINRPEEVLVEMIEKPYEGTRALSHITKVDLVEENIENFRR, encoded by the coding sequence ATGGCCATCGGCTTTTTGGAATGTGCAGGATATGGGGCTGTTCTCTATGCCATGGATAAGGCATGTAAGGCGGCGAATGTGAGGATCATCGGTATTGATACCATTAATCCCAAGGATGCAACTGCATTCATTCCCCTTACGGCCCAGGTGAAGTTTGAAGGCGGGATTGACGATGTAAAAGAAGCCTGCGAAGTGGCAAAAAGGGCGGCTCTTAAGATCAACAGGCCGGAAGAGGTCCTGGTAGAGATGATCGAAAAACCATATGAAGGAACAAGGGCATTGTCTCATATCACAAAGGTAGATCTTGTGGAAGAAAATATTGAAAATTTCAGGAGGTAG
- a CDS encoding aldehyde dehydrogenase family protein — MEIGAKEIELIVREVLAGIESRGIKPSYTPSRSEDGVFERVEDAIEAAYAAQREWVEHYRVEDRRRIIEAIRVTAKSHAESLAKMVWEETGMGRFEDKIQKHMAVIEKTPGVECLTTEAISGDGGLMIEEYAPFGVIGAITPSTNPTETIINNTISMIAGGNSVVFNVHPGAKRCCAHCLKILHQAIVENGGPASLITMQKEPDMEAVSKLTSDPRIRLMVGTGGMPMVNALLRSGKKTIGAGAGNPPVIVDDTADVSLAAREIYRGASFDNNILCLAEKEVFVMERAADELVNKLIKEGAYLLSSLELSEILKFAMVEKNGSYEVNKKWVGKDAGQFLEAIGVSGHKDVRLLICETDRSHPFVMVEQLMPILPIVRLRTFEECVESALAAESGNRHTASMFSRNVENMTKFGKIIETTIFTKNGSTLKGVGIGGEGHTTMTIAGPTGEGLTCARSFTRRRRCMLAEGGLRII; from the coding sequence ATGGAAATTGGGGCAAAAGAGATAGAACTGATTGTAAGGGAAGTGCTTGCAGGAATAGAAAGCAGGGGCATAAAGCCTTCTTATACCCCCTCCCGGAGTGAAGACGGGGTATTTGAACGGGTGGAGGATGCCATTGAAGCGGCATACGCAGCCCAACGGGAGTGGGTAGAGCATTACCGGGTAGAAGACAGACGCAGGATCATTGAGGCCATCCGGGTGACGGCAAAAAGCCATGCAGAATCCCTGGCTAAGATGGTTTGGGAAGAAACCGGCATGGGGCGGTTTGAAGACAAGATCCAGAAGCATATGGCTGTTATTGAAAAGACTCCTGGCGTGGAGTGCCTGACTACGGAGGCCATTTCCGGTGACGGAGGGCTGATGATCGAGGAATATGCTCCTTTTGGGGTAATCGGAGCCATCACGCCCTCCACCAATCCTACGGAGACCATCATCAATAACACCATCAGCATGATAGCAGGAGGGAATTCTGTTGTATTTAATGTCCATCCGGGTGCGAAAAGGTGCTGCGCCCATTGCTTAAAGATTCTTCATCAGGCCATTGTGGAAAACGGAGGCCCGGCAAGCCTCATCACCATGCAGAAAGAGCCTGACATGGAAGCGGTAAGCAAATTGACGTCTGATCCCAGGATCCGGCTCATGGTGGGTACAGGAGGAATGCCCATGGTAAATGCCCTGCTGCGTTCCGGAAAGAAGACCATTGGAGCGGGTGCGGGAAACCCGCCGGTCATTGTGGACGATACGGCAGATGTCAGCCTGGCGGCAAGAGAGATTTACCGGGGAGCTTCCTTTGACAACAATATCCTGTGCCTGGCGGAGAAGGAAGTCTTTGTCATGGAACGGGCTGCTGATGAGCTGGTGAACAAGCTTATAAAGGAAGGCGCGTACTTGCTTAGTTCCCTGGAATTAAGCGAGATCCTTAAGTTTGCCATGGTTGAAAAAAACGGCAGCTATGAAGTGAATAAAAAATGGGTGGGAAAGGATGCGGGCCAGTTTTTGGAGGCAATAGGGGTTTCCGGCCATAAGGATGTCCGCCTTCTGATCTGTGAGACAGACAGGAGCCATCCATTTGTCATGGTAGAGCAGTTAATGCCCATCCTTCCCATTGTGCGTTTAAGGACCTTTGAGGAATGTGTGGAGAGTGCGTTAGCAGCGGAGTCAGGAAACCGCCATACTGCTTCCATGTTTTCCAGGAATGTTGAGAACATGACGAAATTCGGAAAAATAATCGAGACCACCATTTTTACGAAGAATGGTTCGACCTTAAAAGGAGTGGGGATCGGCGGAGAGGGTCATACGACCATGACCATTGCAGGTCCTACCGGAGAAGGGCTTACCTGTGCAAGAAGCTTTACAAGAAGACGCAGATGCATGCTGGCAGAGGGTGGCTTGCGGATCATCTAG
- a CDS encoding class II aldolase/adducin family protein, whose translation MMTVQGVKYMSDFEAKKAILDIGRRMYDKGFVASNDGNISCKVGPNTIWTTPTGVSKGFMTQDMLVKMDLNGKVLMGRWKPSSEVKMHLRVYKENPDVQAVTHAHPLVATSFAIAGISLDAAVLTEAVLGLGSIPVAKYATPGTDEVPDSIAPFVNTHNGVLLANHGALTWGKDIYQAFYRLESIEYYATILMYTGNIIGRQNLLSCDQVNKLLDIRHKLGITAGGIPPCSLEETNMQDVVSAANVRQAERTGTEPVLKGVTSIVRPGENLAPSGCGCTGVTRQIMASEEQKPVEAEILGKAKEEIIAEVVRRVIEQLN comes from the coding sequence ATGATGACAGTTCAAGGCGTAAAGTACATGTCTGATTTTGAGGCCAAAAAGGCAATTTTGGACATCGGCAGACGTATGTACGACAAAGGCTTTGTAGCCTCAAATGATGGAAACATCAGCTGTAAGGTAGGGCCGAACACCATCTGGACGACGCCCACCGGGGTATCAAAGGGATTTATGACCCAGGATATGCTGGTGAAAATGGATTTAAACGGAAAAGTGCTGATGGGAAGATGGAAACCCTCCTCAGAAGTAAAAATGCATTTGCGGGTTTATAAGGAAAACCCGGATGTGCAGGCAGTCACCCACGCCCACCCCTTAGTTGCCACCAGCTTCGCCATTGCAGGGATCAGCCTGGATGCCGCGGTCCTTACGGAAGCGGTGCTGGGGCTTGGATCCATACCGGTTGCAAAATACGCGACGCCTGGCACGGATGAAGTTCCGGATTCCATTGCCCCCTTTGTGAACACCCACAATGGCGTGCTTCTTGCAAACCATGGAGCACTGACCTGGGGGAAAGATATTTACCAGGCATTTTACAGGTTGGAATCCATTGAATATTATGCGACTATATTGATGTATACGGGCAACATCATCGGGCGCCAGAATCTTCTTTCCTGTGACCAGGTAAATAAGCTTTTGGATATCCGGCATAAGCTTGGCATCACAGCAGGCGGAATTCCTCCCTGCAGCCTGGAGGAAACCAATATGCAGGATGTGGTTTCAGCTGCAAATGTCCGTCAGGCAGAGCGGACAGGGACTGAGCCTGTATTAAAAGGGGTGACTTCCATTGTAAGGCCGGGAGAGAATCTGGCTCCATCAGGCTGCGGCTGTACCGGTGTGACACGGCAGATTATGGCCTCAGAGGAACAAAAGCCTGTGGAGGCGGAGATCTTAGGCAAGGCAAAGGAGGAAATCATAGCCGAAGTGGTGAGAAGAGTGATAGAGCAGCTAAACTAG
- a CDS encoding DeoR/GlpR family DNA-binding transcription regulator: protein MLAVTRKARIKDIILEKKSVTVTELSKIFSVTEETIRRDLKQLEDDGFLTRTYGGAFIQDGVENNVDLTIRETAYMESKQSIAKKCLSIIHNGDSIFLDASTTALQLAKALQGMRLTVVTNSLLIINELYDKEDIRLISIGGSYTPRDKAFVGNTALKNLESFYLDKTFMSCRSVSKEHGITDSNEAIAAIRQMLMTRSNHVYLIADHSKFDKTSFIRISGFETITGLVTDKRMDDQWREYLSKNNVELYEAAEI, encoded by the coding sequence ATGTTAGCAGTAACAAGGAAAGCCAGAATCAAAGATATTATTTTAGAAAAGAAAAGTGTTACGGTAACCGAACTTTCCAAAATTTTCTCCGTAACCGAGGAAACCATCCGGCGGGATTTAAAGCAATTAGAGGATGACGGGTTCCTGACCAGAACATACGGCGGTGCATTTATACAAGACGGGGTTGAGAATAACGTAGATTTAACGATCCGGGAAACCGCATATATGGAGAGTAAGCAGTCCATTGCGAAAAAATGCCTGTCAATCATCCATAACGGAGACTCCATTTTCCTGGATGCTTCTACCACGGCCCTTCAGCTGGCAAAGGCCTTACAGGGAATGCGCCTTACCGTAGTAACAAACTCCCTGCTGATCATCAATGAGCTGTATGACAAAGAGGACATCCGCCTCATTTCCATCGGAGGCTCCTATACACCCCGGGACAAAGCTTTTGTGGGAAATACCGCCCTTAAAAATCTGGAATCTTTTTATCTGGACAAGACCTTTATGTCCTGCCGGAGCGTTTCCAAGGAACACGGTATCACCGATTCCAATGAAGCCATTGCCGCCATACGCCAGATGCTGATGACCAGGAGCAATCACGTCTATCTCATTGCAGACCACTCCAAATTTGATAAGACCTCATTTATCCGGATATCCGGCTTTGAGACCATCACAGGGCTGGTTACTGACAAACGGATGGACGACCAGTGGAGAGAATATCTTTCAAAAAATAATGTGGAGCTTTACGAAGCAGCGGAAATATAG
- the mtnA gene encoding S-methyl-5-thioribose-1-phosphate isomerase, with the protein MSEETKKSIMDYDTVALDEEKNALVIIDQTQLPYHTEILSLTKQEDIWNAIYLLQVRGAPAIGVAAAIGIYLAAREIKADGFDEFYAEFQKAKDYLDSARPTAVNLSWALKRMEQVVLKNKEKTIPEIVELLHKEAVEIREEDIWVCRMIGEYGLSLVKPGDGLLTHCNAGQLATVKYGTATAPMYLGQEKGYGFRIFSDETRPLLQGARLTSFELKESGLDVTVICDNMSATVMRNGWVDAVFVGCDRVAANGDTANKIGTSMVALAAKRYGVPMYICAPTSTIDLNTPTGKEIHIEERPAEEVVEMWYKKRMAPEGVKVFNPAFDVTDNDLIAGIVTEYGIARAPYTESLKEIFRKKEEALKAKKV; encoded by the coding sequence ATGAGCGAAGAAACAAAAAAATCCATCATGGACTATGACACTGTGGCTCTTGACGAAGAAAAGAACGCCCTGGTGATCATTGACCAGACACAGCTTCCGTATCATACGGAAATCCTTTCCCTGACAAAACAGGAGGATATTTGGAATGCAATCTATTTATTACAGGTAAGAGGAGCTCCTGCCATCGGTGTGGCAGCGGCTATCGGCATTTATCTGGCAGCAAGAGAGATCAAGGCGGATGGCTTTGATGAGTTTTATGCAGAATTTCAAAAGGCAAAGGACTATCTTGACTCCGCACGTCCCACTGCTGTCAACTTGTCGTGGGCGCTTAAACGGATGGAACAGGTAGTTTTAAAAAACAAAGAAAAAACAATCCCTGAAATCGTAGAGCTTCTCCATAAAGAGGCTGTGGAGATACGGGAAGAGGATATCTGGGTCTGCAGGATGATCGGGGAATACGGCTTATCTCTCGTAAAGCCGGGGGACGGCCTTCTGACCCACTGCAATGCCGGACAGCTGGCAACGGTAAAGTACGGAACAGCGACGGCTCCCATGTATTTAGGACAGGAAAAAGGGTATGGCTTCCGCATCTTTTCCGATGAGACCAGACCTCTTCTTCAGGGCGCAAGGCTGACCTCTTTTGAATTAAAGGAATCAGGCCTTGATGTCACCGTGATCTGTGACAATATGTCTGCCACGGTAATGAGAAACGGCTGGGTTGATGCTGTTTTTGTAGGCTGTGACCGGGTGGCAGCAAATGGGGATACGGCGAACAAGATCGGAACCTCCATGGTGGCCCTGGCCGCCAAACGGTACGGTGTGCCCATGTATATTTGCGCCCCTACTTCTACCATTGATTTAAACACTCCTACGGGCAAGGAGATCCACATTGAAGAGCGTCCGGCAGAGGAAGTGGTGGAAATGTGGTATAAAAAAAGGATGGCCCCGGAAGGTGTAAAGGTATTTAATCCTGCATTTGATGTGACAGACAATGATCTGATCGCAGGGATCGTAACAGAGTACGGGATCGCCAGAGCACCTTATACAGAATCATTAAAGGAAATATTCAGGAAAAAGGAAGAGGCCCTGAAAGCAAAGAAAGTGTGA
- the mtnK gene encoding S-methyl-5-thioribose kinase — MSKYDSYFLMKAEEVPGYVQEKLTYFDEDARLECKEIGDGNLNYVFRVKDPASGKSIIVKQAGEALRISAEMHVSTDRGRIEAKILGIQDSYAPGLVPKVYLYDGTMCAMVMEDMTGHTMMRTGLLKHEIYPKFADHVTTFMVNSLLRTTDVVMGHKEKKELVKSFINPDLCEISEDLVYSEPFIDYNHRNNVFPPNADFVKKELYEDQALHLEAAKLKFEFMNNAQSLIHGDLHTGSVFINKEHTYIFDPEFAFFGPMGYDIGNVIANMFFAWCNGDATIEDEKEKEEFCGWCLRTISDIVDLFIEKYNQVFDEHVTETMAKVPGFKEWYLEGILSDTAGVAGLESIRRTVGMANVIDITTISDEEKRARAEKIIITLAKNYIMNRRSFRCGADYLNAIKEATGKF; from the coding sequence ATGTCTAAATACGACAGTTATTTTTTGATGAAAGCGGAAGAAGTACCGGGTTATGTTCAGGAGAAGCTCACCTATTTTGATGAGGATGCCAGGCTGGAATGCAAAGAGATCGGAGACGGAAACTTAAATTACGTGTTCCGTGTGAAGGATCCGGCAAGCGGTAAATCCATCATCGTCAAGCAGGCAGGAGAGGCGCTTCGTATTTCAGCAGAAATGCATGTTTCCACAGACAGAGGAAGAATCGAAGCAAAGATCCTGGGGATCCAGGATTCCTATGCGCCGGGGCTTGTTCCAAAGGTTTATTTATATGACGGAACCATGTGTGCCATGGTCATGGAAGATATGACTGGTCATACCATGATGCGTACCGGCCTGTTAAAACATGAGATCTATCCAAAGTTCGCAGACCATGTGACAACGTTCATGGTAAATTCCCTTCTGCGCACAACGGATGTTGTTATGGGGCACAAGGAGAAAAAGGAGCTGGTCAAAAGCTTTATTAATCCGGACCTTTGTGAGATTTCGGAGGACCTTGTATACAGTGAGCCATTTATCGATTACAACCACAGGAACAATGTATTTCCTCCTAACGCAGATTTTGTAAAAAAGGAATTATACGAGGATCAGGCCCTGCATCTGGAGGCTGCCAAGCTGAAATTCGAATTCATGAACAATGCCCAGTCCTTGATTCATGGAGATTTACATACCGGATCCGTATTTATCAATAAAGAGCATACTTATATCTTTGACCCGGAATTCGCCTTCTTCGGCCCCATGGGCTATGACATCGGCAATGTCATTGCAAATATGTTTTTTGCATGGTGCAACGGCGATGCCACCATAGAGGATGAAAAAGAAAAAGAAGAGTTCTGCGGCTGGTGCTTACGCACCATCTCCGACATCGTGGACTTATTCATTGAAAAATACAACCAGGTGTTTGATGAACATGTAACAGAAACCATGGCAAAGGTCCCTGGATTTAAGGAGTGGTATCTGGAAGGAATTCTCTCCGACACCGCCGGTGTGGCAGGGCTTGAATCCATCCGCCGGACCGTGGGAATGGCCAATGTAATTGATATTACCACAATTTCTGATGAGGAAAAACGGGCAAGAGCCGAAAAAATCATCATCACTCTGGCAAAGAATTATATAATGAACCGCCGCAGCTTCCGTTGCGGAGCAGATTACTTAAATGCAATAAAAGAAGCAACAGGCAAGTTTTAA
- a CDS encoding ABC transporter permease has product MSGAEKVKKKRNVGDFVTKWGTIATMLIMFILFTFGNWSKDTGASMFLTQSNMITILRAVSITTIIAIGLTFALAVNGMDLSIGATAQFANVFVMTCFVWHNINIGVSIILTVLICLSVAVINSILIVKFKIPDMVAALSVMFMYQGVSMTYSKGGAITERMTRADGTQAPGLVPEAFRALGKEPWLIIIMICVVLFAYFFLNYTKHGRYMYAVGGNPEAAQLSGIPVARYKILAYFLSAIFASIGGICLAARVGTAQISAGDAYLMPSVCAAYIGFSVLGAGKANAFGTFAGAVLVGMLENGLIMMSVPYYAMNIIKGAVLAIALAMTYASGKTKNVN; this is encoded by the coding sequence ATGTCTGGGGCAGAGAAGGTAAAAAAGAAAAGGAACGTCGGGGATTTTGTGACAAAATGGGGTACCATCGCAACGATGCTCATCATGTTCATCCTGTTCACATTCGGAAACTGGAGTAAGGATACGGGAGCGAGCATGTTTCTGACCCAGTCTAATATGATCACCATCCTTCGTGCGGTATCCATTACCACCATCATTGCAATCGGGCTTACGTTTGCCCTGGCGGTAAACGGCATGGATCTTTCCATTGGAGCTACGGCCCAGTTTGCCAACGTTTTTGTTATGACATGCTTTGTATGGCACAATATTAATATCGGTGTTTCCATCATCCTTACGGTGCTCATTTGCTTAAGCGTTGCAGTCATCAACAGCATTTTGATCGTTAAATTCAAGATACCGGATATGGTTGCGGCACTTTCCGTAATGTTTATGTATCAGGGAGTTTCCATGACCTATTCCAAGGGCGGTGCAATCACCGAACGCATGACCCGTGCCGATGGGACCCAGGCTCCCGGTCTTGTTCCTGAAGCCTTCCGGGCATTGGGAAAGGAACCGTGGCTGATCATCATCATGATCTGTGTGGTTCTGTTTGCATACTTTTTCTTGAATTATACAAAACACGGCAGATACATGTATGCGGTAGGAGGAAATCCTGAGGCTGCCCAGCTTTCCGGAATTCCGGTAGCAAGGTATAAGATACTGGCATACTTTTTGTCAGCCATCTTTGCATCCATCGGCGGAATCTGTCTTGCGGCCCGTGTGGGAACGGCCCAGATTTCAGCAGGTGACGCATACTTAATGCCTTCCGTATGTGCGGCTTATATCGGGTTTTCTGTATTGGGCGCAGGAAAAGCCAATGCATTCGGCACCTTTGCGGGAGCGGTGCTTGTGGGTATGCTGGAAAACGGTCTTATCATGATGTCCGTGCCGTATTATGCCATGAACATCATTAAGGGAGCTGTTCTTGCCATTGCCCTTGCCATGACCTATGCAAGCGGCAAGACAAAAAATGTAAACTAA